The window GTGATGACTTTTGTttaagatacaaaaaaaaattcattcagTAGAAATGAATTCAAACAATTTTGTAGCCAGCATTATACAAGGAGACTTGagtataaaatacaaaatggaGAAGGACACAGTCAGAAAATGTCCAAGTTTTGCCCAGTCCCTCTGTTAGGATGCAAGGAAGCAAAAATTATATCAACCGGGGTCTAGAAATGAAAAGTTTTCATGTCCTTGTCATGCTGGTGTAGTTTGCCCACCATGgaggaaaatgcagttttacagggagggatggggctgtACAGCCTCTCTCTGCCCAGTGCTGCCTCCCCTTACCAGGATTAATTGCCCTTCAGGCCCTTTGGATCCCGCCTGTGGCACTTGCCCCTCCTCAATAATGACCATTTATCCAGCCCTAATATACCTATTCTCATTTCATTCATGTTCTGAAGAGCGTCCCTGCTAGCAGCTCACCTTGCCACAGGAGCTttcagctgtccctgcagccagtCTGAACACTTTGTCTTTCTTTCAGAGAGCCACTCAATGTGGgcttctgtgagcagcagcagtgaggaaacCATCGAGCCCAACTACAGCAGCATTGAGCAGCTCTTCTGCTTCCCACAGCCAACCCCCAAGGAGAAGACAGCAGCACCGGTGAAGGCAGAGCCCAAGGAGGTGAGGAGGCCCCCCCTGTTTTTTCAAGTAAAGATCCCTGCAGACAGCTCATCTAATATGAgttatcttctttttctttaatgaagaTCACATTTTTGGACTCCAAGAAAAGTCTCAATTTGAACATATTTTTGAAGCAATTTAAATGGTAAGATATGGCCAGTTTTTGTAACAGTTGACAAAACTTTGAGCAGGTTCTGCAGTATCTGGAAGGTCCTCACAAAATCTGTTCTAGCCAATGTGCTTTGGTGTCCATGCTACTAAATCATTTGAACATTCCCTATTTTGTCCTATACTGTCTTTAAAATACTGAGTTTAGggttttaattatgtttttacATACAACTTCCCCATATTTTGGCAAAGGGGATTTTACAGATAAAGTTGTGGCACAGACTCTTAGGGTGACATAGACTGTGAGACACCTGGAGGTCAAATCCCTCTTCAAATCAGGGCCAATGGACAAATGAAGAGTTCAGTTTTTTTCTAGGATGAAAAAAGAGACAGGGTCTCAGTAGCAGGATTCATCTCTGGCCTTGAGTCATTTGATCAGGGCCAGAAATAAGATTTGGGTCATAGCAGGGATCCAGGTCCTCATTCTAAGTTAATTGTGGGGAGATACCTTTCCTTTTGGATTATTGTGACTCTTTACTAGGGAAAGCACAGAGTGCTTGCACAGATAACTCTCTTGGTAGTGTGTGATAGTTGAAAAGTGGTCTTTGGTTGATgtctggctctgctcctccttcctgcagctccaatGAAGAGGTGACTGCCATGATCCAGAATGGGGACCGGACCAAGTTTGATGTTGAGGTTCTGAAGCAGTTGCTGAAGCTGCTGCCAGAAAAGCATGAGGTCAGGAGGAAAACAGTACCCTTGGTTCACAGAGCTGAACATGTAGTGCAGCCCTGCAGTCTTGATTCTTTATTTCTCACTAGATAGAAAACCTGAAGGCCTTCAAAGAAGAGAAATCAAAGCTAGCAAATGCAGATCAATTCTATCTTCTCCTCCTTCAGATTCCTAGGTAAGGTTATTGGTCATGATCTTCAGCCCAATCTTTTTCTTGATTTACCCCTGGGAAGTTTAAGGTTTTTTTACAGGAGCCTCACAGACCAACACTGATGGATATAACTGGTGgattcccctttcccccttggAGCTATCCCTTTCCCTGTTACCCTTAGATGAAGGGCTCTTCCTGATCCagcacctcctctccctctgaaGCAGCAGAAGCTGGCCCAGACTCAGGGTCAGATCTGCCCAAAGATGCTCCATAACTTAATGAAAGGCAGTGCCAAGTGCAGTGCCAAGAAGGGGAAACTCTCCTCTTTGCTGACCACAATGCACCATCAGAACCTGCATCCCTGCTGGTGCTCAGggcccctctcctccctccacaGGCCACACCAGTAGGTTGGTGTGGATGTGGTTGACAGCAGTGTTGTGGGGTGGTGTGGGCttgctggtgctgtgggaagggagctgctgtgctggctgagaTCCCAGGGCCTTCATGGTGTGAATCCATCTCCACCCTCAGCTACCAGCTGCGCATCGAGTGTATGCTGATCTGTGAGGAGACCACCGTCGTGCTCGACATGATTCAGCCCAAAGCTGAAGCCATCCGGAGAGCCTGTGAAGGTATAGATGGCCTGAGCTTATTTCTTCATCTGATTTAAGATAGGAAATTTTAACCTCCACAAAACGTCCCTGGAACTCTGCAGTGTTACCCCCAAAACTCCCCCGGAGCTCTGCAATATTACTAGCCAAAACCCAAAGGACTCCTGTGTGGTCCATTCACTGGTTTGCTGCAATTGGGATGTAACTTTAGGTGTCTCCACTGATGGTCAAAGCCCTTAATGGCACCAAAGATCATTTTCTCTCACCCTCATCCCcttttttctgcagcagatgtaTTCCTCTGAAACACTTTGAATGGAGAAGTGCTGGAAGTTCATCAGCCCTGTTTCAAAGGAGCTGAATTTAGACAGCATAGCTGGCCGTGCTGCAGCTAATTCATCCATCCAAGCATTATTTCCCAAATTAAGAGCTTCATACAGCAATTTTCTCTGCTGTCAGAAAAGCCTACCCCAAACTTCCCCTGAAAGTAGCGATGCTTTAGTATTTTCCTGCCTAGAAATGGAACCAGAAGAAAAAGGTTGTTATTTTGGGTTATAAACTGCTGATGCTCCAATATGGTGGGTACACAGAAAGTTTATGCAATAGATTTTGGCTTCCTGTGGCAGAACCCTTTGGTCCCACTCCTCTGAGAGCAGTATGCTCTTCTTGGCACTGTCAAGTGTCATCTGTCCTATAAAGCCAGTTTCCCCAACCCCTGCTAAGGGTTTCTCCAGCAGGCATTACAGCTGTCTGCTGGGATAAGTTGAAGAATCCCCCAAAATTACTTTCAGCAGCCCAGTTATCCTTTTGGAGCTGTTCTTGCCTCAAAGCTAAGTGCTTCagaaagcacagcactgcagcaccctGTTGTAAGAGCAAGGACAGGGACTGTACTCTTCATGCCTGGTCAGTAATGACCTCTGCTATGAGAGACCAGGAACAGGGTGAGCGTGTCTGGTTTTAGCAGCTGGCAGGTGATCATAGGGCAGTCAGAACTGGCTTCACAGCACAGCTAAATCAAATTGGCAAGATAAAATTTGCAGCCCAGTTACCCTTGCCTGCACTGGGAAACTTGCAAGGAAGGCAGGACTTTAATTGCTGTTAGTGAGGAGAGTCCAACTCCAGGTTATTTGCCATTAGGAAATGAGAGATGAGatgtaaagaaagaaacataagTGAACAAAGACTTTTACAACCCATGGAACTGAATCTACATAGAATCAGTTTCTCTGCTAGTTTCAGTGCAGTTTAGGACATGTTCTGGTGTAGCAGAGGCTTTTGCTTTGAAGTCCCTTATGTTTTTCAGATCTTCTGACCAGTCATCGCCTGCCAGTCTTTTGTCAACTGATTCTCAAAGTTGGAAACTTCCTGAACTATGTAAGGACTTTTTTTGTCTTCCCCAATTACTGCCTATGAATGATCTCCTTTAGGGTTGTAGTTTGGATGGACACAGGAGTTACAcctgctttctttctctcttgtagGGAAGTCACACAGGCGATGCCGATGGGTTTAAAATCAGCACTTTACTCAAGCTAAcagaaaccaaagcaaaccaaacccGCATTACACTGCTCCACCATATTCTGGAGGTACCACTGCCAAGTCCTGCACATAGGGAAGAGGGAGGGTTTTATCACAGATGAAACATTTCTCCTACTCTGCTGTTGGCTAATGCCACATGCTCATACTCGCATCCTCCCTGGCAAGCCCCAGAGTGTCACAAGTCAGGAGCATTTGAATCACTTTGGTGACTCTGGTGGAGGCTGCTTGTGGGCACTACTCCTTATTTTAAGACttgctctgcttccctccagCATCTTTTCCCACAATGTCTGCAACTTCCTTTCATATTTGTGCAATCTGCACATCAGCAGCTGCAAACCACAGAGCACAAAGCTGTCCTGGCTCATCTGTACCCATTCAGCCTTTCTGCCTTTCCGTGgactttcccttttcctccagaCTATGCTCAGGCTTTTCATGCTTCTCTCCAAGCCACCATGGTTTTCCTATTCCCTGCAATgctgtttttatcttttttctccatgctctgctctgccacctTCATTCATCAATGTCCCTCTGTTTCAATTATGCTTGCTCAAGCCCTGCTTTAGCTGGCAGTAGTTTCAGCAAGGACAGCTGTGAAAGTAAAGAATGCAATTAAGATTCAAGGCCTTTTAGTACCCTTCTGGGACCGTAGGAAGTGTCAGATTGCATCAAACCACAGTCCTGCCTCCCTTCATGCTCAAGAAGAGCCCTGCTTTGCTTTGAACTATGAGCATTTGTCAGGGTTCAGCACTCTGCTATGTTTTTATAGCCAGGGAAAATGCCTTTCCTCTCTGAATGTGCAAACTACAGACAGGGGGGCAATAGCAGAACAGAGCACACTCATCCTTCCTGGACATTTCTGTCCAGCttcccctcagctcctgccacacACCAAATAacacttctttctctcttcctcttcaggaAGTAGAAAACAGCCACAAGGACCTACTGGAACTGCCAAAGGATCTTGAATATGTTTCAAAAGCAGCAGGGTAAAATTGTGTGTCACTTCctttgaattaaaaacaaaaataaatcccatGCGCATCAACAATGTACCAGAAATTAGGACACACACAGCTGGTATAGAGATTAACAAGATGGCATCTTACATAGTTTTAACTGAAAGATTTGGTTGATGAATGTTGAAAGCCctttaatatataataattcTACTACAGCTGGCAACACTTAGGACTGAAATTTGCAGAGCAGTCAGTTAGAACTGCCTCCCAGACCCTTCTGAAATGTGCACTGCCTTTGtggtggcaggagctggtgaaggCCAGCTACCCAGAAGCATTTCTGAAGTACCTCCAGGCAGGGAAAGTGAGCTAATGCTGAGCATGGCAGGTGGAGAACAGCCTCTCGAATGGGTGGACATTTTTTGGCATTCATCTACCCTACACACAATACTGTAGGTAGGCCTGGCAGCTTTTCCATAAGTACTGTGGAGGGAGGGAAGCTGTTTTCCATGAGCTTGGACTGTATGGAGAATTCAGAGCACAGGGTTCAGTTCAGTGAAGTGGTGGGAAGCAGTGGGGTGACCAAACCATGAGCTCAGATTTGTCCACTCCTTTGTCAGCTCAAGATGCTGGAGTGTAAACTAATGGCAGGGTTCTGTGTGATTTCAGAATTAATCTTGATATTATACGCACGGAGTCCGGCACCAATTTAAAGAAGTTGCTGGAGCTTCAGCGGAAAGTCTTGTCATCAAATGAGGATGTGAAACAGCAGTATGAGAAACCCATCCAGGTCAGTAATGGAGCTGCCTTAGATCTCCCCCATTTCACTCAGAGGGGTGGTGCATGGTACATCTGCAGCTGAGGAGCCTCATGAGAGGGCAGGAGATATTGCCACAAGGCAGGCTCTCAGATTGGGAAATAGGCTGCAATGCCACACAACACAAATAAATGTGTGTTTGCCAGCTGCAACCTAAACCTAGATACCTTTGGGGAGGCCAGTTCTGGCCTCTGCTTGGGGAGCAGTTGGGTGTGTGCCCAACTGCTCTGTCCATGCTTTTGTGTGACTCCCCTCTTTAAGGGAAGATGGTCACCTTCTGGGTGGGTCACCAGAGTGAGCCCTTTGCTTGGGATTGAGCTTTGCATGAAGCTTTCCACGTCTTGGTCAAGCCACCCCTGTAAACTGCACAGCACAGTTGCCAAGAGTAAAGATCATCTGCAAATCTTAATTTCTTCCGACTTGTTTCCCTAAAGCTCCGCTGCAGTTAAAAGCCAGGACCCAGAGTCCTGCTCTAAGCTCTAATCCTTCCTCTGTGAGTGCACCTCACTTGTTATCCTCTGCATGGTGTTTTACTGTGTACATTTAATGTGTTCCAGGACAGCATTGATGCCTCCAGAAAACTGGAAGAAGAATTTGAAACCAttgaaaagaagagagaagagctTGCAAATTATCTCTGTGAAGACCCAAGCAAGTTGTCCTTAGAGGACATATTTAGCGTCATGAAGACCTTCAGAGATCTCTTCATCCGAGCCCTGAAGGTTGGCATCTGCACACGGGATGCTGAGCATCCCtagtgctggcagctgcctccaCTCCAGTGGACAGGGGTGGGATGGGCCCCCAGATCCAGGGGGGAACCTGGTTACAGCCTCCTGCTTTTGGCACTTGGCATGAGGTCCCCCAATGAGGCTGTGTCTGATCCATCCTccactgcctcctgctgctgggcctGGCCCAAACACCAGGGGTTTGTGATTTAGCTGCAGAGCCACAAAGATTTTGTGACTTTTGGGCCAAGTGTGCAAGTTTTAGTGAAAGGGGCTTACAAAACTTCGCCCTTTGCTCCAACCTGAGCAAACAGGCTCGGAAGGGGGATATGTAGTAAAAAAGCCAcctgtttggaaaaaaactgTGGCTTCAGTATCTCCCACTTTCACCTCAGCTAGAGGTCAGGCAGGTGAGcacactgcagggagctgtgtgaggCACATCACCACTGCCACCTCCGAGTGGCACATTGCAGAGTCCTGGCCAAGTCAGCAGTCCCCTCTCACCACTCTGGTAAGACAGCCCTTATTCCCAATGCCCATTTAATTTATTGCACAGGATGTGGCCAGAATTTCTCTTCCTTCATCTATAGATCTCCTTTCTCTTCATCAGCTTCTCTAGCAGACATTTACCCAACCTTCTCGTACCACTGTTACTTCATTGCAGGAAAACAAGGACAGGAAGGAGCAAGCTGCcaaagcagagaagaggaaaaaacagctagaagaggaagaggggaagagacagaagggagaaaatggaaaagtcaGTGAGTATCTGAAATGGCTTCAAAAAATAGAGATGGAGCCATAGGAGCTCTTTGGTGGTCCTGCTTTAATGGACCAGTACAGGTAATTTATTTTGTAGGTTTCCAGGTGCTGGCTGACTAAAGGCTTTTAGGATATCTTACAGCCAAAGCTAAGAATTGACTTTCCAGAGTTGCAGCTGGGCAGAGAAGTTAATTTTAGGTTTGCTGACGGAGcagcaaagaagaaaaccaccacaaattaaatatttcagttaacTTTTTCAGTTTCTAAACATAACTTTTGAATCTGAAAtctaaaaagaaacatttgaCTTTTCCACCTCCTTGTATACACTTGAATAGTCTCTCCACTGCAGTTGTCCCAAAAATCTTGTGTGTCACTTAAATATGCCTTCTTCTGGATGAAAatgaaaggctgaaaaatatAATTGGAAGAATCTGAGAGGtaagaaaaagttatttttcccacaaaaagaaaagagttcCCACCAACATGGATAACAAACAGGGAATCTTACAAGGTCATGGTACAACCAGGAACATgtccaggcagagctggtgccACTGGTGCCAGGCTGTAGCACCAAGGCTTGGGAGCAAATCCCTTTGTCTTCAGCCAGGATATGCTGCTATGGGATCACggggcacaggctgctcccaggcctgggggagctgctTTGCTCCTGCCCAGTGGTTGCTTGTACTGGGCAGCAGTAGCCACTTCCAGCAGTGGCATCACTGCAGTTCTCTCCTGCTGTCTCATGGGCAGGTTTAacacctctctctctctctcccccagtCAAGAAGGGGTTGATGAAGCAGGAGGAGGTGTGTGTCATGCAGTGGCATCACTGCAGTCCTCTCTTGCCCTGTCTCATGGGCAGGTTTAAcacccctctctctctctcccccccaGTCAAGAAGGGGTTGATGAACCAGGAGGTGTGTGCCATGCAGTGGCATCACTGCagtcctctcctgccctgtctCACGGGCAGATTTAACacccctctctctccccagtCAAGAAGGGGTTGATGAAGCAGGAGGAGGTGTGTGTCATGCAGTGGCATCACTGCagtcctctcctgccctgtctCACGGGCAGATTTAACacccctttctctctctctctccccagtCAAGAAGGGGTTGATGAAGCAGGAGGAGGTGTGTGTCATCGACGCCCTGCTCGCCGACATAAGGAAAGGCTTCACGCTGAGAAAGACAAAGAACAGGCACGAGTCAGATGCAGTTCCCAAACCCTTGTCTGCAGAGGGCCCAGAGGAAAGCCAGTCTGGTAAGGACACAGACCTGACTGTACCTGCAGTTATTCATTCCCATCTGCCTCTGAGCCTGAGCCAGGCATGCACCAGCAAGAAGcttttgtgtttgtatttgGGGCATTTTGTTTAAGAAAGCTTTGCAGCCAGTGCCAAGgagaagaggagcagagagcCTTGAGCTGTTGCTAGCCAGATCTGTCACAAAATTAGCAGGAATTTGGAGCAGCATGGCCCTGCATGAGTGTTGATAAACCCTCTGAAGTGCTTGACCCACATGTCAGCCGTGGCACCATGGCACTGCTGTCATCCCCACACAAGTCCTCTCCATGCTCTCAAGTCTCAGTAGCACAGCGTGGTTCTGCCTTGGAGACTGCTGCATCCCATCTTAGTCTACACTTGCGAGACTGAAGAAACCCTCTAAAAAATATAAGAAACCCCATTTGCAGAAGTACCCAAGTCCTTTAGGTGCTTGTGAGGAGACAGCCCATGGGTTTAGCTTTTCTTTGGTCTCTTGACCTCAGTGTCAGTGCAGTTAGGCAAGTCCAAGGACACTGATCTATCCATGGCTCTCCTAGCCCTGCTCTGCAAGGGCAGGTTAAGGCTGGCTCATGGGCAGCCTGGAATTCCTCACACAGCCAAGCCAGCAGTCCAGCCTGGTCCAGAACCTCACAGCAGGTTCTCTCTTCCTGACAGAGACTTCCAGGCTTCCTTGCAGGTCCTGGAGCCTCCATGGAAAGCAGCCTTTGCAGCAAAGACACATTAACACCTGCTGAAAACAAATCAGGGGCTTTGCTGAGCCTGGGAGACCAGCCGGGGTGACCACCTGGGTATAAGGAGGGGAGGTGCAGGGAGGATAAACTGGTGCTGCCTCTGCATAGCTTCTGTAGGGTCAGTGCCCCCtccacaggcagctgctgaCCTGTgacctctgcagggagctgcatcTTGGTTGATTCCTGGTGAAACTGCAGCTATGGCTGATTGagtgttttctgtttaaaggAGAGAGCGTTAAggatctgcaggcagcagggaagcagaTTGATGACAAGATCAAACAACACAAGGATGATCATCCCTCAGAAAGCACTCCTCCCTCAACCACTGCCCCGATGGAGACAGGTGGAGGTGCTACAAATGGTTCAGCATCAGGCCAGGTATTGTCTAAAAacagtgctggaggaggtttGCCACTGGAGTCCCAGACCAAGAGCCCCTCAGTGAGCACGGTGGAAGCTGATGGAGCCAGTCAGATGGAGCAGGCAAACAACGTGGAAagcctccagcccagcacagagagcGGCTCCTTTGCCTTCTCTGTGGCTGACATAGGCACAAGGATAAGCTTTGTAAGCAGCAGTTCAGCCTCTGCTGGGAGAGACCAGCTCAGCTGGACTAACGGGTCCATGTCAGGAGGCCAGGACAAGGAATGCCCCGCTGAGGGTGCTCAGtctgctccctgcagtgagGCTCAGCAGGCAGAGTCTAAAGAAATGGCCAAGGAAAATGAAGACCCTGGTACAGACTCGCTGCTGGACACCTCTCAAGACAAGTCCTTCTCAGAGGAGCCAGCCACCGACTCCTCTTGTTCAGCAACTCTTCCCCCAGAGCAACCTCACAGtgacagggaaaagcagaggccatcagggaaaaggaagaagaagaagaggcaCAGCAAAAGCTACTCAGGTAACCTATTTACAAACAGCCCTTGGGGACTGACTTAAATGTGGACCATTCCTGATATATTTGTATACACCCGTTTCTTTCCCCTTCAAGGCCCCATGCCCCCTGCCCCTAGAGTCTGTTTCATTCAGCAGTTCTATTTTATAAACCTGAAAGAGCTTTAAGAAGAAAACCACAAGCATAGTTCATTCTGGTGACATGTATAAGTAGTTTATAAAGGAGTAATGATGAATCAATAATTAAAAAGCCCATTACACATAGGCAGTAAAGATTGCAATAAGCACATCTGTCAAGTGTGCTAAAGACAGCTACAAGGCACGGTTATGTGCAAACAAGAGCTCCATTAGGCTCCAGAGCAGTGATTAAGAGCAGTTAATACTGGGTACTTAATCAGCAATCACCCCCTCTGAACTACTTATAAACACATAAAAGCAGCAACATCAATGCTGCCttggggttgtttggtttttccccTCATTGCAGCAGCACTTTGCCTGACAACCTGCCCCAGGGGTACTTTAGGTGGCTTCTAAACATTAGACCCTCAAAGCATTGCTGCAGAGGAGGGGGGAAGGTCTGAAAAAGAGCACCTTGCTGATGCTTCCACCAAGGATGGATCCTCCagctgggctgccctgctggggctgggagggagctcagctgctggagccacaCAGGCTCCCTCTCCAGACCAAAAGTCCTCAGCCAGTCCCAAACCTGGGAAGAGTGTCCAAGTCCTTTAGGTCCTTTTACCCTTGGGTGGGCACCTTAATCCCAAACTGGAGATGCCTCGTAGGGAAGACAGATGGGTCTGTCAACCTTTAGAACTTAAAATACACTTTGCAAAGCCTGTTTCCTGCAAGATCCTGAGGTCAAACAAATGGGCAGGCAAATGGGAAAGTCTCTTTTTAACAATGCTTGATGGTTTTCCTTTCAAGTAGGgtggaggagaaaagagagtTTGAATAACCATTGCTGCGAAAGACAACACAAGTTGAGCAGCTACCACAGAGGGCCTTACCTTAATGCAGCATCCCCCAGGGttgtattatttatatttctaaacATGCCACCTTCCCCTAGTTAAAAACAAGCCAGGAATGAAAAGTGATTTCCTGTAACAGTGGTTCCCAAACTTGCTtctcaggaggagcagaagctgcagcaatGGGAGCATCCCATGCTCACAGCCCCTGCAATTGTTTCCTGACACCTGAATTAGGAGTTCTGGCTTAAAAACTGACCCCAGCCTGAGAAAGCCACAGGGTTCCCTCAGCATCCAGGGATGGCATCAAGGGGATTGGAACTcgatgatctttaaggtcccttccaacccaaaccattcaaaGATTATATGTTCTTAGGAACCTCTCTGCTACTAGACAGTATTTTCATCTTAAAAAGTTCCCTGTTGCTACCTTGGCCTTGCCATAATCAGATATATTTAGTGTCTCTCTTTTGTTCAAAAGCAGAGGTTGAGAATGATACTGgatataataaaacaaaaagagattGTGTGGCACAATGAGGTATGTAAACTCAcaaaggtggattttttttgtgaactAACCACAGCACTGGGACTTCACAGACCTAATCAGTATTCAGCATGTCACCTAAGCTTTTTGTCTTTGTGTCTAATCACAAACACGAGAAATAAATTTGTTACTCTGATTTTTACTCTCCAGGGTGTTGATCTTGTGTTGAGTGGAGTCAGTGCTGATCTCCATTCGACACAGGGTCACAGCCCACATGTTTGTCctctgtgtcagcagcagccaaacTGCTTCTCCCTGCAGATAATTAAAAGCCATTATTCTAACCAAACAATCAAACTTCATGTGATGAACAAAGTCCTTGCTTTGATCACATTATTTTCTCAAAAACTGTAACCATGCAATTTCAGTACCTACCTCCAGCACAGAACATTTGGTTTGCTTGTGGGTAGACACTTTCTATAGCACTGTTTAAATATGGGTATcaggaaaagggaataaaacaCTGGACCCGGGGACAAATACTAGTTGGGGCAAGATACCAGCTCCCACTCAAAGCTAAATTCAactccagagctgcacacaaGTTCCCTGCATCCTTCACTGATGCTGGCAACATATGGGTGCCCCTCAAAAGGAGTTCCAGGTTGAGACTTTCATTTGCAAGACTTCCCATTTTTACAGcaactggaaagaaaagcaagaaaaataaacaacgAAACACCCACTGTACTGAAATTGCATAGTTATGCATTGTCCTTTCCATGCTGATGAGCATCTCTTATGAACTAAATCAATATTATCAAATCACTCTTTGTCTTGTTTCCTGAAAGGAATGTATT is drawn from Prinia subflava isolate CZ2003 ecotype Zambia chromosome 5, Cam_Psub_1.2, whole genome shotgun sequence and contains these coding sequences:
- the INF2 gene encoding inverted formin-2 isoform X3, which encodes MSIKKESAHKKWAALKEKLGPQETDQSEANLENAEPELCIRLLQMPSVVNYSGLKKRLENSDDAWMVQFLELSGLDLLLEALDRLSGRGVARISDALLQLTCISCVRAVMNSHKGIEYIVSNEGYVRKLFQALDTTNVMVKKQIFELLAALCIYSSDGHSLALDALDHYKSVKNQQYRFSIIMNELSNTDNVPYMVTLLSAINAIILGKEELRTRTQIRNEFIGLQLLDVLDKLRDIEEEDLLIQCDTFEEFKIEDDEELLRICDGINMNDHHEVFSSLFNKVSRSPVSVQLLSILQSLLHLEPSHHSSLLLWESLDAVVNRALLLANDIQGNTVEEVIERLLSIKKHPNKQKRAENRLSGSTAGGTQGEPEPCARAARCPVGSSNPTRAPVTSSGPLANEKKISSCQFTACCALPEKSNPPSNTAPNPAPPAPPPPPPGTAAMNPTSPMTNTPPAPPLPGIPPPPPPLPGMGGITSPPPPPPPPPPLPGMGGITPPPPPPPPLPGMGGIPPPPPPLPGMGGIPPPPPPLPGMGGIPPPPPPLPGMGGIPPPPPLLPGMAGDHIEAVVASQYSCSLGLGRPPRKAVKTPTLRMKKLNWQKLPSNVVRESHSMWASVSSSSEETIEPNYSSIEQLFCFPQPTPKEKTAAPVKAEPKEITFLDSKKSLNLNIFLKQFKCSNEEVTAMIQNGDRTKFDVEVLKQLLKLLPEKHEIENLKAFKEEKSKLANADQFYLLLLQIPSYQLRIECMLICEETTVVLDMIQPKAEAIRRACEDLLTSHRLPVFCQLILKVGNFLNYGSHTGDADGFKISTLLKLTETKANQTRITLLHHILEEVENSHKDLLELPKDLEYVSKAAGINLDIIRTESGTNLKKLLELQRKVLSSNEDVKQQYEKPIQDSIDASRKLEEEFETIEKKREELANYLCEDPSKLSLEDIFSVMKTFRDLFIRALKENKDRKEQAAKAEKRKKQLEEEEGKRQKGENGKVIKKGLMKQEEVCVIDALLADIRKGFTLRKTKNRHESDAVPKPLSAEGPEESQSGESVKDLQAAGKQIDDKIKQHKDDHPSESTPPSTTAPMETGGGATNGSASGQVLSKNSAGGGLPLESQTKSPSVSTVEADGASQMEQANNVESLQPSTESGSFAFSVADIGTRISFVSSSSASAGRDQLSWTNGSMSGGQDKECPAEGAQSAPCSEAQQAESKEMAKENEDPGTDSLLDTSQDKSFSEEPATDSSCSATLPPEQPHSDREKQRPSGKRKKKKRHSKSYSGVMARQKV